A single genomic interval of Fibrobacter sp. UWT2 harbors:
- a CDS encoding glycoside hydrolase — MMGIGKDFKVSCVALAAFCLAGLFVPAHAQTKVVVDPGKRYQVFEGWGSSLCWWAVKAGAWSEANRSKLIGAIADPDTGLGYTIFRYNIGGGDQPGHNHLTKGDGAAAVPGYKTTEGGDFDWTADPYQRNIAFELAKRVKDPIFEAFSNSPPWWMTKSGCVSGGNNGADNLKEDYFDDFADYLSEVALHFKKEWGITFRTVEPFNEPSAGWWKANGDQEGCGFKSNQSKMIVELGKALVAKGLFPETSVSAADETNIGDALNQFNGYSSEALSYMFQVNTHSYSGGENRAKLFNAAFAKNKRVWQSETGPLHKSGDENIALWMAGVILADLRDMKASAWVDWQIGDPAENWRSLALNHSKQTFSPNARYYMHAAFSRYIRPGSRIIDSDNGNTLAALREDGALVLVVRNSGTSDVKYEFDLRGFDKIGASAKVVRFELPGSLKAQSDIAVSGKTLSMTAPAQTITTMVIDGAEGGVCKPDTIIPYVKVHDGGWNETTDVQVNKGDSLVIGPHPWEGGRWVWSGPNGFASTDREIRFKNLDGKSSGYYKAVHTNASGCEASVTIKVVVDDPENPFVEPDTTQEDSTTAIRNRNLASFEIGPNEPIQVFDMQGRFLGKSLKLAPGMYLVRQGFRLQQVRIK, encoded by the coding sequence ATGATGGGTATTGGTAAAGATTTTAAAGTCTCGTGCGTGGCCCTTGCCGCGTTCTGTTTAGCAGGTTTATTTGTCCCTGCACATGCACAAACTAAGGTCGTTGTAGACCCGGGCAAGCGCTACCAGGTTTTCGAAGGTTGGGGTTCCAGTCTTTGTTGGTGGGCCGTGAAGGCGGGCGCCTGGAGCGAGGCGAATCGTAGCAAGTTGATTGGTGCGATCGCGGATCCTGATACGGGTCTTGGCTACACGATTTTCCGTTACAATATTGGCGGCGGCGACCAGCCGGGGCATAATCACCTCACGAAGGGTGATGGCGCCGCGGCGGTGCCCGGTTACAAGACTACCGAAGGTGGCGATTTTGACTGGACGGCGGACCCGTACCAGCGTAACATTGCGTTTGAACTTGCGAAGCGCGTGAAGGACCCGATTTTCGAGGCGTTCAGCAATTCGCCGCCGTGGTGGATGACCAAGAGCGGCTGCGTTTCGGGCGGCAACAATGGCGCCGACAACTTGAAAGAAGACTACTTCGACGATTTTGCCGACTACCTTTCCGAAGTGGCGCTCCACTTTAAAAAGGAATGGGGAATCACGTTCCGCACGGTGGAACCATTTAACGAGCCGAGTGCCGGCTGGTGGAAGGCGAACGGTGACCAGGAAGGTTGCGGCTTCAAGAGTAATCAGTCGAAGATGATTGTGGAACTCGGCAAGGCGCTCGTTGCGAAGGGCCTGTTCCCCGAAACCTCGGTGAGTGCTGCCGACGAGACGAACATCGGTGATGCCCTGAACCAGTTCAACGGTTACAGCAGCGAGGCGCTCTCTTACATGTTTCAGGTGAATACGCACAGCTATTCTGGCGGCGAGAATCGCGCGAAGCTGTTTAATGCGGCGTTCGCCAAGAACAAACGCGTGTGGCAATCCGAAACGGGCCCGCTTCACAAGAGCGGCGACGAGAATATTGCGCTCTGGATGGCGGGCGTGATTCTTGCGGACCTGCGCGACATGAAGGCAAGCGCCTGGGTGGATTGGCAGATTGGCGATCCGGCGGAAAACTGGCGTAGTCTCGCGCTGAACCACAGCAAGCAGACTTTCAGCCCGAACGCGCGCTACTATATGCATGCGGCTTTCAGCCGCTACATCCGCCCGGGTTCGCGTATTATCGACAGCGATAACGGCAACACGCTCGCGGCGCTGCGCGAAGATGGCGCCTTGGTGCTCGTGGTTCGCAACAGCGGCACGAGCGACGTGAAGTATGAATTCGACTTGCGCGGGTTTGATAAAATCGGCGCAAGTGCGAAGGTGGTGCGGTTTGAATTGCCGGGCAGTTTGAAGGCGCAGTCCGATATCGCGGTGTCGGGTAAGACGCTTTCGATGACGGCGCCTGCTCAGACGATTACGACGATGGTCATTGACGGCGCCGAAGGTGGCGTCTGTAAGCCGGATACAATTATCCCGTACGTGAAGGTGCATGACGGCGGCTGGAACGAGACGACCGATGTTCAAGTGAATAAGGGCGACTCGCTGGTGATTGGCCCGCATCCGTGGGAAGGTGGCCGCTGGGTTTGGAGTGGCCCGAACGGATTCGCTTCGACTGATCGCGAAATCCGCTTCAAGAATCTTGACGGAAAATCGAGCGGCTACTACAAGGCGGTCCACACGAATGCTTCGGGCTGCGAAGCCTCCGTAACCATCAAGGTGGTGGTCGATGACCCGGAAAATCCGTTCGTAGAACCGGATACGACTCAGGAAGATTCGACGACGGCAATCAGGAACCGCAATCTTGCCAGCTTCGAAATTGGGCCGAACGAACCGATTCAGGTCTTTGACATGCAGGGACGATTCTTGGGCAAATCGCTCAAACTTGCTCCGGGAATGTACCTTGTCCGTCAGGGATTTCGCTTGCAGCAGGTCCGAATCAAATAG
- the uvrC gene encoding excinuclease ABC subunit UvrC, with amino-acid sequence MISVNEHIQRRLTELPDRPGVYIMKNAQGKIIYIGKAKVLKNRVRSYFDGSEHNGHRAATLMLPYIRDIEWIITESEQEALILEANLIRKHTPKYNVLLKDDKHFPYLAFSVKEPFPRLSLSRSVKKDGRQYYGPYMSSRYIDKLIDISARLFKIRECSMELPAKHPVRPCLNYHIGRCSAPCAGLITQEEYAKDVANARLMLEGKRDDLIDLWQREMEEASERLDFETAMKKRDAIQALQASGTHQKTDTSDPNLSLDVVTLRRNGDMAAAVILEYRKGVLMGRRHYRLECKLEDDETEIFRQMVLPWYMEAPLIPAEIATDIVLPEDRKELEAALSKQAGRKVTFSTPQRGEKLGFLKLAGANADMILVEMRAEVQKYSEIDQSVFELQKVLGLKKTPFRIECVDISHLSGTNTVASLVAFKNGRPDKANYRKFIIKTVEGVDDFASMREVMTRRIRRLENEGVPMPDLWVCDGGKGQVDATMQILKELGHDQDLPLIGLAKRLEEIVFPDDRKSIVLHRTSPALKLLQNARDEAHRFAITYQRSKRKKDLEVEWLKMPGVGHETRVKILSKYRSAEAFMAAPIEDIEILLGKVRGNNLRDQVAKYCAEFITPDTEG; translated from the coding sequence ATGATTTCTGTAAATGAACATATACAGCGGCGACTGACGGAATTGCCGGACCGGCCGGGCGTTTACATCATGAAGAACGCCCAGGGGAAAATCATTTACATCGGAAAGGCTAAAGTCCTAAAGAACCGCGTGCGCAGCTACTTCGACGGCTCCGAGCACAACGGGCACCGCGCGGCAACGCTCATGCTCCCCTACATTCGCGACATCGAATGGATCATTACCGAGAGCGAGCAAGAGGCTCTCATCCTAGAGGCTAACCTGATTCGCAAGCACACGCCCAAGTACAACGTGCTCCTGAAAGACGACAAGCACTTTCCGTACCTGGCGTTCTCGGTCAAGGAACCTTTCCCGAGGCTTTCGCTTTCGCGTTCCGTCAAGAAGGACGGCCGCCAGTATTACGGCCCATACATGAGCTCGCGCTACATCGACAAGCTAATCGACATTTCGGCGAGGCTGTTCAAGATTCGCGAATGCTCCATGGAACTGCCCGCCAAGCACCCCGTGCGCCCCTGCCTCAACTACCACATCGGGCGCTGCAGTGCGCCGTGTGCGGGGCTCATTACGCAAGAGGAATACGCCAAGGATGTCGCTAATGCAAGACTTATGCTCGAAGGCAAGCGCGACGACCTGATTGACCTTTGGCAGCGCGAAATGGAAGAAGCGAGCGAGAGACTCGATTTTGAAACCGCCATGAAAAAGCGCGACGCCATTCAAGCGTTGCAAGCCTCCGGCACGCACCAGAAGACCGATACCAGCGACCCGAACTTGTCGCTGGACGTGGTGACGCTCCGTCGTAACGGCGACATGGCCGCGGCCGTGATTTTGGAATACCGCAAAGGCGTGCTCATGGGGCGCAGACATTACCGGCTCGAATGCAAACTCGAAGACGACGAGACGGAAATTTTCAGGCAGATGGTGCTCCCGTGGTACATGGAGGCACCCCTGATCCCTGCCGAAATCGCAACCGACATTGTGCTCCCGGAAGACCGCAAGGAACTCGAAGCAGCGCTCAGCAAACAGGCAGGGAGAAAGGTCACTTTCAGCACGCCCCAGCGCGGCGAAAAACTCGGATTCTTGAAACTTGCAGGCGCCAACGCCGACATGATACTTGTGGAAATGCGCGCCGAAGTGCAGAAGTACAGCGAAATCGACCAGAGCGTATTCGAACTGCAGAAAGTCCTCGGGCTTAAAAAGACGCCGTTCCGCATCGAATGCGTGGATATATCCCACCTTTCGGGCACAAACACGGTGGCAAGCCTTGTGGCCTTCAAGAACGGGCGCCCCGATAAAGCCAACTACCGCAAGTTTATCATCAAGACGGTCGAAGGCGTCGATGACTTCGCCAGTATGCGCGAAGTGATGACTCGCCGCATTCGCAGGCTTGAAAACGAAGGCGTTCCCATGCCCGACTTGTGGGTATGCGACGGCGGTAAAGGCCAAGTAGACGCCACGATGCAGATTCTGAAAGAGCTCGGCCACGACCAGGATTTACCACTCATCGGCCTCGCCAAGCGCCTCGAAGAAATCGTGTTCCCCGACGACCGCAAGAGCATCGTGCTGCACCGTACCAGCCCCGCGCTAAAGCTTTTGCAGAACGCCCGCGACGAGGCGCACCGATTCGCCATCACCTACCAGCGCAGCAAGCGTAAAAAGGACTTGGAAGTCGAATGGCTCAAGATGCCAGGTGTCGGCCACGAAACCCGCGTCAAGATTTTGAGCAAGTACAGGAGCGCCGAAGCATTCATGGCAGCCCCCATCGAAGACATCGAAATCCTGCTAGGCAAGGTCCGCGGCAACAACTTACGCGACCAAGTCGCTAAATACTGTGCAGAATTTATCACTCCCGATACTGAAGGCTGA
- a CDS encoding FISUMP domain-containing protein codes for MKKITTFLGCVGVVCLFWGCSSDSDLLSPGATLADEPAITPANDTPATLSSSSVQTPTSSDAGTVAPDGTNPNPGKPAEVKHDTVTKTVVIQQDPNLGDIPTPNYRQDEVFCWTDECRAKYAGMTSNPEIQSSSSISIDISMSQEAQVPPTKSGNTLTDNRDNNTYPLETIDGTTWMSENLRYRTEVGSYCQNSEGDDVCTKNKSVYYTYAVAQRVCPMGWRLPTQAEVEAAATSKPDSWWTIGGRFKISDDGGEVTFGLDDGQGYIWIIQSGNYTSWRIKSYSGDSVEKDFQSSEGPRAYNVRCVEGTLE; via the coding sequence ATGAAAAAGATCACTACATTTTTGGGATGTGTGGGTGTGGTGTGCTTATTCTGGGGGTGTTCCTCTGACAGTGACTTGCTGTCTCCGGGGGCTACGCTTGCAGATGAACCCGCAATTACTCCGGCAAATGATACCCCGGCAACTCTTTCTTCTTCCTCTGTACAGACCCCAACTAGTTCTGATGCTGGAACTGTCGCTCCCGACGGAACCAATCCTAATCCGGGAAAGCCTGCCGAGGTCAAGCACGATACAGTGACCAAGACAGTCGTTATCCAGCAAGATCCTAATCTTGGAGATATCCCTACTCCGAACTATCGCCAAGATGAAGTGTTCTGCTGGACCGATGAATGCAGGGCCAAGTATGCAGGAATGACCTCTAACCCAGAAATCCAGTCCTCTTCGTCGATCAGCATTGATATTAGTATGTCGCAAGAAGCCCAGGTTCCGCCCACCAAGAGCGGCAACACCTTGACCGACAACCGCGACAACAACACCTATCCGCTAGAAACGATTGACGGCACCACGTGGATGTCTGAGAACCTCCGGTACAGGACCGAGGTCGGCAGCTACTGTCAAAACTCCGAAGGTGACGACGTATGCACCAAGAACAAAAGCGTGTATTACACCTACGCCGTTGCACAGAGAGTCTGCCCCATGGGCTGGCGTCTGCCGACCCAGGCTGAAGTTGAAGCGGCCGCCACAAGCAAGCCCGACAGCTGGTGGACCATCGGCGGTAGATTCAAGATCAGCGACGACGGCGGCGAAGTGACATTCGGCCTCGATGACGGACAGGGCTACATCTGGATTATCCAAAGCGGAAACTACACTTCTTGGAGAATCAAGTCCTATTCTGGCGACAGTGTCGAAAAGGATTTCCAGTCTAGTGAAGGTCCTCGCGCCTACAACGTACGCTGCGTCGAAGGCACACTCGAATAA
- a CDS encoding NADH-quinone oxidoreductase subunit A, producing the protein MTNVEIFDTTFAMTILVVLALVVPTALLVANWFLHPGKIKGTSIKGTSYECGVAHVSGTSGERYPVKYYMVAMLFLVFDLEVAFLYPWTVQFLKGGWDLLFVLLGFLVILEAGYIYLVKKGILNWTRIQD; encoded by the coding sequence ATGACGAACGTTGAAATCTTTGATACCACTTTTGCCATGACCATTCTCGTGGTCCTTGCACTCGTTGTTCCTACCGCACTTCTGGTGGCGAACTGGTTCCTGCATCCGGGTAAGATCAAGGGAACGTCTATCAAAGGTACGTCTTATGAATGCGGTGTCGCACACGTTTCCGGTACATCGGGCGAGCGATATCCTGTAAAGTATTACATGGTTGCCATGTTGTTCCTGGTCTTTGACCTGGAAGTGGCGTTCCTCTACCCCTGGACCGTTCAGTTCCTCAAGGGGGGCTGGGACTTGCTGTTCGTGTTGCTTGGATTCCTCGTGATTCTTGAAGCAGGCTATATCTACCTGGTCAAGAAGGGAATCCTCAACTGGACTCGAATCCAAGACTAG
- the argA gene encoding amino-acid N-acetyltransferase produces the protein MNNPTPDFNSQHFEVAGFIREVFGYMERFKGQLFVLKIEDDLMSHPLFPVLMRDIAILHKSGIRIIIVPGTRNSIDAQLKAWELESTFHAGVRLTSEEALPHIEQASLGVAQHIMSHLTASGLRGIQGNWVLARSMGVIDGVDYMRTGRIERIQRDILEQLLDEKFVPIIPPIGWNKLGHAYNISSTELATELCKYMKVGKLFFIGNQNGIKLEGLVTGKNTKYLEPTESGVISAMDVDQAKELLELNSDQLDFAQMDYLMNAIHACEAGANRVHLLSGEFQGSVLQEVFSARGDGTMVYANQYSSIRPANVEDIPDILRIMQDYIDKGYLVPRTQESISEKLRDYVVYSIDNSIHGCGALHEFENGMAEVAGIAVAANYRKSGIGDAIVRHLISVGRMKGYKTLFLLTTQALDWFYHFGFVDGTVDELPPTKRDHYNKKRHSRILMLPLDK, from the coding sequence ATGAACAACCCTACGCCTGACTTTAATTCGCAACATTTTGAAGTTGCCGGTTTTATTCGCGAAGTGTTCGGCTATATGGAACGCTTCAAGGGCCAGCTGTTTGTGCTGAAAATCGAGGATGACCTGATGAGTCACCCCTTGTTCCCGGTGCTGATGCGCGATATCGCCATTTTGCACAAGTCGGGTATCCGCATTATCATTGTGCCGGGTACGCGCAACAGTATCGATGCTCAGCTCAAGGCGTGGGAACTGGAATCTACGTTCCATGCCGGCGTGCGCTTGACTAGCGAAGAAGCCCTGCCCCACATTGAGCAGGCTTCTCTGGGTGTTGCCCAGCATATTATGAGCCATTTGACGGCAAGCGGTCTTAGGGGTATTCAGGGCAACTGGGTGCTCGCCCGGAGCATGGGTGTGATCGACGGTGTGGACTACATGCGCACCGGCCGTATCGAACGTATCCAGCGCGACATTCTGGAACAGCTTTTGGATGAAAAGTTCGTGCCGATTATTCCGCCGATTGGCTGGAACAAGCTCGGGCACGCCTACAATATCAGTTCTACCGAATTGGCAACCGAACTTTGCAAGTACATGAAGGTGGGCAAGCTGTTCTTTATCGGTAACCAGAACGGTATCAAGCTCGAAGGCCTGGTAACAGGCAAGAACACCAAGTACCTGGAACCTACGGAATCGGGCGTGATTTCGGCTATGGACGTGGACCAGGCGAAGGAACTGTTGGAACTCAATTCCGACCAGCTCGACTTTGCGCAGATGGATTACCTGATGAACGCCATTCACGCTTGCGAGGCGGGCGCGAACCGTGTTCACCTCTTGAGCGGTGAATTCCAGGGTAGCGTGTTGCAAGAAGTGTTCAGCGCCCGCGGTGACGGTACCATGGTGTACGCCAACCAGTACTCCAGTATCAGGCCCGCCAACGTGGAAGACATCCCGGATATCCTGCGGATTATGCAGGACTACATCGACAAGGGTTACCTGGTCCCGCGTACGCAGGAAAGCATTTCCGAAAAACTGCGTGATTATGTTGTCTATAGCATCGATAACAGCATTCACGGTTGTGGCGCCTTGCACGAATTCGAAAACGGAATGGCCGAAGTGGCAGGCATTGCGGTGGCCGCGAACTACCGCAAGTCGGGCATTGGCGATGCCATTGTACGTCACTTGATTTCGGTGGGCCGCATGAAGGGTTACAAGACTCTGTTCTTGTTGACTACGCAGGCTCTCGACTGGTTCTACCATTTTGGATTTGTCGATGGCACGGTGGACGAATTGCCGCCTACCAAGCGTGATCATTACAACAAGAAACGGCATTCCCGTATCTTGATGCTTCCGCTTGACAAGTAA
- a CDS encoding nitroreductase has protein sequence MNTLEAILTRRSTRKFLAKSVEREKLEKIVEAGRYAPTGGNCQSNHFFVISNPDVLKKLVELVQSAFAAMELREDLYKSLQNSIRLSQKGNYVFNYNAPALIVVASQKEYGNNMADVACAVENMMLAANELDLGSCYINQLKWLNEDPTLLEYLRSLGLKESERVYASVAIGYADTESGLPNRKESPRTGNLVEFL, from the coding sequence ATGAATACTCTCGAAGCTATTTTGACTAGACGCAGTACCCGCAAGTTCCTGGCAAAATCCGTGGAACGTGAAAAACTTGAAAAAATCGTCGAGGCGGGCCGTTATGCCCCTACGGGTGGTAACTGTCAGAGCAATCATTTCTTCGTGATTAGCAATCCGGATGTACTCAAGAAACTTGTGGAATTGGTGCAATCCGCTTTTGCTGCGATGGAACTCCGCGAAGATCTGTACAAGAGCCTGCAGAATTCCATTCGCCTGTCGCAGAAGGGCAATTACGTGTTCAACTACAATGCGCCAGCGTTGATTGTGGTGGCGAGCCAAAAGGAATACGGCAACAACATGGCCGATGTCGCTTGTGCCGTCGAAAACATGATGCTTGCTGCAAATGAACTCGATCTTGGCAGTTGCTATATCAATCAGCTCAAGTGGCTGAACGAAGACCCGACCCTGCTCGAATACCTGCGCTCGCTCGGCCTTAAAGAAAGCGAACGTGTGTACGCCTCGGTAGCCATCGGCTATGCCGACACCGAATCGGGCCTCCCGAACCGCAAGGAATCTCCGCGCACCGGGAACCTGGTGGAGTTTTTATAG
- a CDS encoding InlB B-repeat-containing protein, producing the protein MLYSFFRGFSLLAFVLVAAISAQAYTITYNLMGGVNHPDNPASYERDTTKLILKAPSKEGYAFLGWYLVSASGRDSSYYKGDNFARFRNLSRSWLASDIENFTVEARWGLVPEIPQQDERGCYLIRTARELYGIASVSKQDYEYSPEYRFEGCISLMNDIVVNKNLLDKDKNLSLEEFVYWIPVLFKGTFEGNGFKISGLRGNYGLFMELGNVYGGYITPTLVKNLGVTDSYFSGKVVGGIAATIGGPVQMNNVYTDVSVHAEDYAGGLIGSVFLAPDECVTAMRPALNAPQYAGKSAADYSRAAFIENSYSLGLVEGAYAGGIVGEMDVAVLRNVSFAGQVKGTSTDCIVAKKGNACSTSSIIFEVENSKCIDNGDTAAYPVFKENAFSIDYVLYGGVNSEQNPASYIKGDSAIVLSAPQKENDVFEGWFLDSNFVQKIDTIKTQYYGDWKLYAKWKSFFVIHFEMNKGQTYNGRSFYLPLEFRWSADSAAFVLGTASRESGFEFDGWYADSLFTKKITEIPAGNTEDVTVYAKWSPKTYTITYHLNGGTNHPDNPSTFTGEDDGFKFKAPTREGADFYRWTYGELGGVAEKISRMQNIDLYAEWFPKPQKPKQNSKGCYLIGTREELYWFAEMVNGRLEGAERNAEACASLEADIVVNDSIAKDDVLDLAGKDYFVWQPIEYFDGSFNGNGHSISGLLMHNRYSDFETYGGMFYFVRSYNQVVDILIKDSYLRDVGFIKSFSITGNRMVLSNVEAKSDWQASVRGNSVTLSGLMPGRTLLVMDVQGRVICRMTTQSSMEIDIPMAGRYLIRYGKQMKTISVR; encoded by the coding sequence ATGTTATACTCATTTTTCAGGGGTTTTAGCCTTTTGGCGTTTGTGCTTGTCGCCGCAATTTCGGCACAGGCCTACACAATCACGTACAACTTGATGGGTGGCGTTAACCATCCGGACAATCCGGCGAGTTACGAACGTGATACGACAAAGCTTATTCTGAAAGCACCTTCAAAGGAAGGCTATGCCTTCTTAGGGTGGTATCTTGTGTCTGCAAGCGGCAGGGACTCCAGCTATTATAAGGGGGACAATTTTGCTCGCTTCAGGAATCTCTCAAGAAGCTGGCTCGCGAGTGATATTGAAAATTTTACGGTAGAAGCAAGGTGGGGTCTTGTTCCTGAAATTCCGCAGCAAGATGAACGTGGCTGTTACTTGATTCGAACCGCCAGGGAATTGTATGGTATTGCTTCGGTTTCTAAACAGGATTATGAATACAGTCCCGAGTATCGATTTGAAGGTTGTATTTCTCTCATGAATGATATTGTCGTTAACAAGAACTTGCTTGATAAAGACAAGAATCTGTCTTTGGAAGAATTTGTGTACTGGATTCCGGTTCTTTTCAAGGGGACGTTCGAAGGCAACGGTTTCAAAATTTCGGGCCTGCGCGGAAACTACGGCCTTTTTATGGAACTCGGAAATGTTTATGGTGGATACATAACGCCTACTTTGGTCAAGAATTTGGGCGTTACGGATTCCTACTTTTCTGGTAAAGTTGTCGGCGGTATCGCGGCGACAATTGGCGGGCCGGTTCAAATGAATAATGTATATACGGACGTGTCGGTCCATGCGGAAGATTATGCCGGTGGCCTGATCGGTAGTGTATTCTTGGCTCCAGATGAATGTGTGACGGCTATGAGGCCGGCCTTGAATGCCCCACAGTACGCCGGTAAAAGTGCCGCTGATTATTCGCGTGCCGCTTTCATTGAAAATTCCTACAGTTTAGGGCTTGTTGAAGGCGCTTATGCGGGCGGCATTGTTGGCGAAATGGATGTCGCCGTTTTAAGGAATGTCTCTTTCGCGGGCCAAGTGAAAGGGACTTCTACAGACTGCATTGTGGCAAAAAAGGGCAATGCCTGCTCTACAAGCAGTATCATATTTGAGGTGGAAAACTCCAAGTGTATCGATAATGGTGACACGGCGGCGTACCCTGTCTTTAAAGAAAACGCGTTCTCGATTGATTATGTCTTGTATGGCGGTGTAAACAGTGAGCAAAATCCGGCTAGTTATATCAAGGGCGATTCTGCCATTGTGTTGAGTGCCCCGCAAAAAGAAAACGATGTGTTCGAGGGTTGGTTCCTGGATAGCAACTTTGTCCAAAAAATCGATACCATAAAGACGCAATATTATGGCGATTGGAAACTTTATGCAAAGTGGAAAAGCTTCTTTGTCATTCATTTCGAAATGAATAAAGGCCAAACTTACAACGGGCGCTCCTTCTATTTACCTTTGGAATTCAGGTGGTCGGCAGATTCTGCTGCATTTGTGCTAGGTACGGCTAGTCGGGAATCCGGATTTGAATTTGACGGCTGGTATGCGGATTCGCTTTTCACGAAAAAGATTACGGAAATTCCTGCCGGGAATACCGAGGATGTTACGGTGTACGCCAAATGGAGCCCGAAGACATATACGATAACGTATCACTTGAATGGCGGTACAAATCATCCGGACAATCCGAGTACTTTTACAGGAGAAGATGACGGTTTTAAGTTCAAGGCGCCGACCCGTGAGGGTGCAGATTTTTACCGTTGGACTTATGGTGAACTGGGCGGTGTAGCAGAAAAAATTTCCAGGATGCAAAATATTGATTTGTATGCGGAATGGTTCCCTAAGCCGCAGAAGCCCAAACAGAATTCGAAAGGCTGTTATCTCATTGGCACAAGGGAAGAATTGTACTGGTTTGCTGAAATGGTCAATGGGCGGCTAGAAGGTGCTGAACGCAATGCAGAAGCGTGTGCATCACTAGAAGCAGACATTGTCGTCAATGACAGTATAGCGAAGGATGATGTTCTGGACCTTGCCGGAAAGGATTATTTTGTGTGGCAACCCATTGAATATTTTGATGGCAGTTTTAACGGGAACGGGCATTCTATTTCAGGATTGCTGATGCACAATCGTTATTCTGATTTTGAAACGTATGGCGGAATGTTCTATTTCGTAAGGTCTTATAATCAGGTTGTTGATATTTTGATTAAGGATTCGTACCTTCGTGACGTTGGTTTTATAAAGTCATTTTCCATTACAGGAAACCGTATGGTCCTTTCGAATGTTGAGGCAAAAAGCGATTGGCAAGCCTCTGTTCGCGGCAATAGCGTTACTTTGTCTGGACTCATGCCTGGGCGTACGCTTCTTGTAATGGATGTGCAGGGCCGTGTTATCTGCCGTATGACAACGCAGTCTTCGATGGAAATCGATATTCCTATGGCGGGGCGGTACTTGATTCGCTATGGTAAACAAATGAAAACAATATCGGTCCGCTAA